A stretch of Hippoglossus hippoglossus isolate fHipHip1 chromosome 20, fHipHip1.pri, whole genome shotgun sequence DNA encodes these proteins:
- the eef1e1 gene encoding eukaryotic translation elongation factor 1 epsilon-1: MALRELSSLEKYLGLKKPNKYSTQGDKKVPVLQNNNGPPLVGLVTIACHLVKEAKRSELLGDSAESRAVVQQWLEYRVTRLVNCTKEDAKTILKELNLYLQDKAYLAENQFTLADILMYYGIQPLIVDLAIQEKEQYVNLTRWFDHMQHYPGVRRHLRPVVVLRNRIYTGRHH; the protein is encoded by the exons ATGGCGCTACGGGAGCTGTCGTCGCTGGAGAAATATTTAGGGCTGAAGAAGCCGAACAAGTACAGCACTCAGGGGGACAAAAAG GTCCCTGTGTTACAGAATAACAATGGTCCTCCACTCGTGGGGCTGGTGACAATCGCCTGTCACCTGGTGAAAGAGGCCAAGCGCTCAGAGCTGCTCGGCGACTCTGCAGAGAGCAGGGCCGTAGTGCAGCAGTGGCTGGAGTACAGAGTCACCAGGCTGGTCAACTGCACGAAGGAGGATGCCAAGACCATCCTGAAG GAGCTGAACCTCTACCTGCAGGACAAAGCTTACCTGGCTGAAAACCAGTTCACCTTAGCTGATATTCTCATGTACTATGGAATCCAACCACTCATA GTGGACTTGGCCATCCAGGAGAAGGAGCAGTACGTGAACCTGACGCGGTGGTTCGACCACATGCAGCACTACCCCGGCGTCCGGCGCCACCTCCGTCCAGTAGTCGTGCTCAGAAACAGAATTTACACCGGCAGGCACCACTGA